The Ovis aries strain OAR_USU_Benz2616 breed Rambouillet chromosome 2, ARS-UI_Ramb_v3.0, whole genome shotgun sequence nucleotide sequence GTTTGCAATAATAAAGCCTTCCCGAGTCACTGAAGTCAGTATTTTCATTATTGTGCTCAGTTGCGTAGATCGGAGTCTGGGTGTTGAGCAGAGTCGTATTGGAAACCTGGTGATCTTTCATGTTGGTGGAGGAGCCGTAATAATCCTCTTCATCTTCCGAAAGGGTGAGCTCTATTTCAGCCCCATTGGTGGCATTGTAGTCATGAGCAACAGTTCTGAAGTTGGGCTCCTTCGGGGGCTCAGGGGCATCTCTCGCCCAGATCTGCTGGGCAGAAAAGGGCGTGGGCACCTCCAGGACGGGCTCCGGTGGGTCTTCCTCCCTGTCCAGCTCCACCTCGATCTCCACTTCAttgtcctcctcttcctcctcatcatCTTCCACGTTGATCACCGCATCTTCCTGCTGTTTTGTTTGGTTAATTTTGCTCTGCAGGTTGCTTGCTATCTCGTCAATTCTGGTCCTCTTCTTCACGGGCGATAAGTCGAGTGGAAAGTCGTTAGCGAGCTTCCTAGAGGCCTTGGCGACAAAATTGTTCTTGGAGGACAACCCAAGAATTGAGGTCTGACTTTTCTTCAcagtgttgctggaagaggggtGGCTGTCTGTCTCGCTGTCCAATGGCAGGCTTGAGGTCTGCCCCTCAAATTTTGGCAAGTTGTCGCAGAAAGAGTGTTTGTGCTGCTGATGAACTCGCAGCCCTTTCAGAGTCGTGGTGGAGTAATTACACATGGTGCACTTGTAGGGGTGCAGGGGTGGGGCTTGCGCGGGCGGCGGGGGAGGCGGCGGgggcagctggggctggggtggcaCCTGATGGGGCGACTGTAGCTGCGGCGGCTGCGGCTGTGACggaggtggtggtggcggtggagGCGGAGGCGGGGGCGGCTGTTGCTGCTGCAAGGGATCCAACAGGACCCCCGACTTTCTGCCATTGATGCTTGAGCTCTCGTAAGACACGACACCTTCATTCAGCGAGGAGGAAATGCTTTCACTCTGGGAATTCACAGCATCCCAATCTGATGTGGTACCCGTGTGACACTGTTTGTGAGCCCCAAGTTTTAACGAGCTCTTGCAAGTAAACggacactcatcacatttgtagaCGGCTGTCTTTCCAGATAAGTGGATGTTTTCTATGTGACGGGAAATACTACGTCGATGCATGGTGAGGAAAGGACAAAAGGGGCACTGGAACCTATTCATGAATCTTCTAAATGGGATCCCCTTGGTCTCCAATAATTTGTTGCCATCTGAGCCCATCAGCTGTTCTGCAGACATGCCTACTGTCTGGTGATCCATAGCATTTAAGCCATTTTCACTGTCTATCTCATTTAACTCTTCATCAGAACTGGAGTCATTCAGCATGCTGTTAGTTTCCAGGTCAGCAGAAGAATTGGTCATCTCGGGCATTCCGTAACGGGATCTCTCCGCCAAGTTAACGAGGCCAGAATTGTGAGGTGACTTCGGCTTCATCTGAGAGTAAGACATGGGCGAAAACTTGGAAGTGGAAGAAGAGTTGGGTCTCATGATGGAGTTGCCGATAGAGCCCCTGAAGTTGGAGACGTTAGTGTTGGGTAACTCCCGGCTGGCAGCATTCATGGACAAATAGGTGGAGTTAGAAGTGGGGCTGAGGTCATTCTTGTTCTGCGCCTCAGGCACATTTGTCCCTTCTTGCTGCTGCCTGAGACTGGACAGGATCTTGACCATGCTGCGGTGCTTCTTCATCATGTGGTCACACCAGCGTTCTCGGCGGGGAGTCTGATAGCTGCACCACTCGCAGCAAAAGTTGCCTCGAGACTTGGTCAGTGGCTTGACCATTGATTCTAAGATGCTGCGCTCCACAACCTCTGCTGGCAGTTCCTTGCAGGGGTCCTGCAGGGACATGGGTGGGACCACCGGGTCTGGCATTGGAGCGGGGGCAGGGGGGGGAGCAGTGGTCTCCTTCAAATTGTTTTTGTGATACATCTTCTGATGCTTAATTATTCTTGCCCTCCTTGGTGACTTGTATGTGCAAAACTGGCAAGAGAAGACCTTTCCAAATCCCTCATGCATCATGATATTATAATTTAAGGATCCTGGAATAGGGGGTCCGGCTGAACTCCCTTCAGCTTGAGCTCCGTGGACCTTCCTAGTGTGTTCAATGAGGAGGTTTTTTGACCTGAAGTAGCGTACACAGAACTTGCATTGAAAAAACTTGTTTGTTGGTTTGGGATTAGGGGCAATATGCTGACTGTAATATCCTGGACTATGGCCATAGTAACTTCCAGTCCCCAGTGCGGCTGCATTTTGACCTAAAGAGAAAGCATAAGGTAAGTGGGAAGAGAAGagcaaagcaaaagcaaatcaAGAAACTCAATCATGCAAATCCAGTTTGCTTTTCAATTATTCCTCATTAATAAACATCACATTCAAAAGGCCTAACATCTCAAGATGAGGCCCTGAAGAGTAGTAACGGTGTTAATGAACATCCACATGTTGCCTCTCATGGATGGAAGGCAGTGCTCGGCTTCAGGTGCAAGACTCCCCCCATCTCTATGCGCCACAGAGCTGTGCAAGTTTCACAAACTGCGATATTCATTCTAGAACTTTCCAAGATACTACCTTATGCTCCAAGTTGAAAGGAAGCGAAGTGACATAAGGAAGCTGAAAGGACTATTGCCTGGGCTACTCAATAAGAGAAACATGATGCCCAAATCACAAACATGGCTCACAAAGGGGGACTCCAGGGCTTAGGACTCTATACTTTccctgccatggcccaggttcaatctccggtcagggaaccaagatccctcaAGTTGTATGGtgcagtgaaagagaaaagaaaaatggctcaCAAGGAGCGAGAAACTTTGTAGGAGCTGTGCATGTCAAGAACCATGGCTACAGCTGCCTCAGTAGGGTACACAGCCTTTGCCTATACAGGTTGCTCTAAGGAACTTGAGGACAGTcccctccaggggacattcctgaCTGGCATGCCAACCCCAAGCCAGGCTCCAGACAGGGTATGTGCTGGGACTTTAGAAAGCCCCAAGACACAGTGGCCGGGGTTCACATTGGCCAAGTCATAATATCCATTCATATCAAGTTGTAGAACAAGGAGTATGTGACTGAGGCCCTCCACAGGGCCAAGTTCAAGTTCCCAGGCCACTAGAAGAGCCACTCCTCCAGGAAGTGGGGATTTACTAAGTTTCCTGCAGACGAATCTGGAAATATGGTGCAGAAAAGTGGCTCATCCCAGATGGTGGTGGGGTCAAATACACCCCTTATGGTGGCCCTCTGGACAAATGGCGGGCTCTGCACTCGTTAGAGTCTTGATGCTATCGCCTCCTTACTCATGCCCACCAGTAAACCCTACTTTCCtgtcaaaacattttaaaaaagaactacagCTATAGGCTCAAAATAGATGAGGGTAGTGAAATACACCAGACGCATCAATCCTAGGACAGATTTACCTGTTAAGTCCTCTCCAATTGCAAATTCATCCTTTATAGATGAAAACTCCACCTCTGTCTGGTTACTGGCATTCATGGACCCAGATCGTGACTCATTCGCATTGTCTTCAGCAACGTCCGTCGGCTGCAGAAATGCCGTATGGACATCCTGGATGTGCGCCTTGAGATCTTCATAAGATGGGGCTCTGAAGTCACAGCCATCACACTGAAGCACCTCCATCATCTGGGTCTACTCTCTCACATTAGGAACCTGGGGCAGAAGGCAGAACAAAACGTCTTAAGGCCTGCACTCATTGCATACCCCCAAGCTGGTGGGGCTATGAGTCCACTAATGGAGGAATTCCAGTATCAGCCAATTTCTCTCACTGGACTTTGCCAGATGCAACAGTGgtcaaagaaaggaaatcagaCATAATAGGAATGGTGTCCTTGACATCATAACttcaaagaaaggaggaaaaaaaaaaagataaactttttCTAGCTTCATATATCTTCAAATGCCATTTGTCACAAAAACCCTTAATACTTCAAAAGTTGTCGTAGTTTCTCAATGTCTTGACTGATTTCAGATTTCTTGGTAAGTTAATACTGACTTTGATTCTGGCTGAGACCTATTTTCTTTTTGAACCGGAATCTTCTCAGAAGTAAAGAGACTGCCCATATAGAAGAAAGAGTAAACTTCAATCTTCATTAGCAGTTTTAATACAAGAACATCAATGTTTTACCAGCAAATGGTGAAACAGTGTGGAACCTCAGAGTAGCAGTGGAAAAAGCTTTTACTATACTTTTCATTCTTCTACTATCTTAACTGATATTAAGATAcacctccttcttccttccctttcctacacagggttttttttttctcttttttttcatgaGCTAAATGGTTATTTGCTTTTTACTACCTACCAATTATAACCTAACAGCTTCTCCAATCTAATTAGGtcataaaatatttctcatgAGATTCTCAAACAACCAACTCTAGATGACAATCCAGTTTCTAGTTTCAAGTTGCACCTTGGTCCCTCAATTCACACTAAGGCAACAGAAACACATGTGGTTTGGAAGAAGGGCTTTTAAGGCAGGACCTCCtctttttccacttttcccctttatGAATGTGAAGTACATACTTGGGCATAAAAAGCTGGGAAGCTGATTTCGAATAAGGCAAAACTTGCCCTGGCCACTTCTGCCCTGCTATTTACTGTGTGACTGAAAGATACACATAGCTTCCCATAAACTCAATGGAGAGACTCACCATTAAGAAGTTAAAAATGTATTAGAAGGCATGCCCTTCCTATCTTCATGTATATCCTGAATTGAGATACCCAGTTCTTATCCTAATGACGGAGTTACTTCACTGAGCTCATGGCAGACTCTACGAAGCCAATGAAATCTAGAACCAGATGTCCAAGCACAAAAGCCACAGCCAAACCTTTCACTACTTTGGTCGTATTTAGCACCTTCCTATACTTTTATTGTAAAAGATCAATTATTTCTGCAAGAGGAATAAAGTTGAGGAATCTGTCAATGTAGTGAAAGGCGCTATGACAGGAGGATTTTCTCTGAAAGAATGCTCCTGCTGATAGCCTGTGAAAATAACTCCTGGCAAGTCCAGCTCTGGACAGCCTGAGCTCGTAGGGCGAGAGGCACTTATCTACCCTCTCTCCTTTCACCCAGCAGTTTCTCCTTTTTCAATAAACCCTGAACTGTGCACCAGACTTCTTTTCAGCTAACTCAGCCTCCATGTTCCGGGCCACACCAGCTTTTTTCTGTCTCAGCACCAACCCAAATTGTGTGGAAGAGGTTGCTATCAGCTCTGGATCAAATTACAGCCGACACGGACGCCCCACCCCACTTCTCCTTTTCGCAGAGCCCATTAGACCTGAAAACAAATTTTTCCATAGTGCAGACGACTCCTGCATTTAGAACACTTCACAGCAAAAAGGCGGATCATCCAGGGTGCGCTCCCCATCCCCCCAGCTTAGTCCTTTCATCTCAGCCAAACAAGCCACAGCTCTGCTGAATGTGTTTATCACACTTTCAAGAGATAGGAGCTCCTGCGTCACTGAAGCTCTAAGACTCACTAAGCTGCCCTAGTCCTCTGAGCTTTAGGAGCGGCCATTTTAGCTCAGAGCTTCCCCTCCGAGCACAACATGGCTTCTCTGGGATGGATGCTGCCAGGCtgacaggcagaggaaacaggagaggAGCAGTCTgggcccctcctctgccctcctcctctcAACAAAGAAGGAACTGTTTTCACTCCTTCCCGAAAAAGCAGCACCTTTCTCCTCCTCACATGTCATTCACCAAGGATCTCCCGAAGGTTCTTTTATCCCATGATTGATGGGCTGGTACGTTCATCCCAGCACAGCCCTGGTTACTGCAGGACGTTCCTGGACATGACCCTGTTCTCCAGCAGCCTTTGGGGGTGTGCTGGAGGGGGGGAACCTCCAGAATGCCTTGGCTTCTTGGGAGTCGTCCTTCCACACACAGAAGACATACCATCCGACTCTGCTTGCCGGATTCCAAAGTCTAATGACCTTTGTTAATCACCAGCCAGTCTGTCTGCATCAGCAGACCCTGCCAACAGGCACACCCTTCAACACAAAGGCTGTAGCTATTCCTTTTAAAAGAGGTTCTCTGAAAGCTCCATTGTGTAGCCGGGAGGAAAACAAAATCTCTTCCCTTCAAAACTTCAAGCCTTTAGACATAATGTAACAGAAGGCTTTCTGCTGTGTGTCTTTTGGAAAGTTTGA carries:
- the ZNF462 gene encoding zinc finger protein 462 isoform X4, translated to MMEVLQCDGCDFRAPSYEDLKAHIQDVHTAFLQPTDVAEDNANESRSGSMNASNQTEVEFSSIKDEFAIGEDLTGQNAAALGTGSYYGHSPGYYSQHIAPNPKPTNKFFQCKFCVRYFRSKNLLIEHTRKVHGAQAEGSSAGPPIPGSLNYNIMMHEGFGKVFSCQFCTYKSPRRARIIKHQKMYHKNNLKETTAPPPAPAPMPDPVVPPMSLQDPCKELPAEVVERSILESMVKPLTKSRGNFCCEWCSYQTPRRERWCDHMMKKHRSMVKILSSLRQQQEGTNVPEAQNKNDLSPTSNSTYLSMNAASRELPNTNVSNFRGSIGNSIMRPNSSSTSKFSPMSYSQMKPKSPHNSGLVNLAERSRYGMPEMTNSSADLETNSMLNDSSSDEELNEIDSENGLNAMDHQTVGMSAEQLMGSDGNKLLETKGIPFRRFMNRFQCPFCPFLTMHRRSISRHIENIHLSGKTAVYKCDECPFTCKSSLKLGAHKQCHTGTTSDWDAVNSQSESISSSLNEGVVSYESSSINGRKSGVLLDPLQQQQPPPPPPPPPPPPPSQPQPPQLQSPHQVPPQPQLPPPPPPPPAQAPPLHPYKCTMCNYSTTTLKGLRVHQQHKHSFCDNLPKFEGQTSSLPLDSETDSHPSSSNTVKKSQTSILGLSSKNNFVAKASRKLANDFPLDLSPVKKRTRIDEIASNLQSKINQTKQQEDAVINVEDDEEEEEDNEVEIEVELDREEDPPEPVLEVPTPFSAQQIWARDAPEPPKEPNFRTVAHDYNATNGAEIELTLSEDEEDYYGSSTNMKDHQVSNTTLLNTQTPIYATEHNNENTDFSDSGRLYYCKHCDFNNKSARSVSTHYQRMHPYIKFSFRYILDPNDHSAVYRCLECYIDYTNFEDLQQHYGEHHPEAMNVLNFDHSDLIYRCRFCSYTSPNVRSLMPHYQRMHPTVKINNAMIFSSYVVEQQEGLGTESQTLREILNSAPKNMATSTPVARGGGMPAPFPKNTPSKTFPPECENQKDPSVNTVVVYDCDVCSFASPNMHSVLVHYQKKHPEEKASYFRIQKTMRMVSVDRGSALSQLSFEPFGHLEEVPKIKERKVVGYKCKFCVEVHPTLRAICNHLRKHVQYGSVPAVSAAVKGLRSHERSHLALAMFTREDKYSCQYCSFVSAFRHNLDRHMQTHHGHHKPFRCKLCSFKSSYNSRLKTHILKAHAGEHAYKCSWCSFSTMTISQLKEHSLKVHGKALTLPRPRIVSLLSSHAHHSSQKATPAEEVEDSNDSSYSEPPDVQQQLNHYQSAALARNNSRVSPVPLSGTAGGAEQKTEAILHCEFCEFSSGYIQSIRRHYRDKHGGKKLFKCKDCSFYTGFKSAFTMHVEAGHSAVPEEGPKDLRCPLCLYHTKYKRNMIDHIVLHREERVVPIEVCRSKLSKYLQGVVFRCDKCTFTCSSDESLQQHIEKHNELKPYKCQLCYYETKHTEELDSHLRDEHKVSRNFELVGRVNLDQLEQMKEKMESSSSDDEDKEEEMNSKADDRDLLRFSDHGAAINTEKRFPCEFCGRAFSQGSEWERHVLRHGMALNDTKQVSREETHLKGNMEDSIKMPSIEEKEDDGTIGIDFSLKNEPVAICVVAADKSLLENAEAKKE